One window from the genome of Rhodopseudomonas sp. P2A-2r encodes:
- a CDS encoding M48 family metalloprotease, with product MKDLRPQPRATPRAPSRWIALLTAAALLIAQLPARAQENRGPRLLRDAEIEQLLRDYTRPILRAAGLEKQNIQVVIINDPTFNAFVADGRRIFVNYGALMQSQTPNQLIGVLAHETGHLAGGHLSKLRSRLAEAQTQMIVAMLLGVGAMVAGARSGNPNNGAGNIGAAAVSAPSAILQSTMLSYQRQQEENADRAGVKFLTATGQSPKGMYETFKRFSGDSLFAARGADPYQQSHPMPRERVAALEELAKSSPYWDKKDDPALQLRHDLMRAKTSGFMEQRDTVYRRYPPSDVSLPARYARAIATYRHGDLRDAAAQIDALIAVQPNNPYFHELKGQALLEGGRPAEAVAPLRKAVQLSNNAALIEMLLGQALVASDNKATTDEAIRILRAAVARESEAPIGYSQLAMAYGRKGDYAEADLASAQAAFLRGDNKTARELASRAKARFAIGTPGWVKADDIIAAKGPGSKD from the coding sequence ATGAAAGACCTGCGACCGCAGCCCCGGGCCACGCCCCGGGCCCCCTCCAGATGGATCGCGCTGCTGACCGCGGCGGCGCTGCTGATCGCGCAGCTGCCGGCGCGCGCCCAGGAAAACCGCGGCCCCAGGCTGCTGCGCGATGCCGAGATCGAGCAGCTGCTGCGCGACTACACGCGGCCGATCCTGCGCGCCGCCGGGCTCGAGAAACAGAATATCCAGGTCGTCATCATCAACGATCCCACCTTCAACGCCTTCGTCGCCGACGGCCGCCGCATCTTCGTCAATTACGGCGCGCTGATGCAGTCGCAGACCCCGAACCAGCTGATCGGCGTGCTGGCCCACGAAACCGGCCATCTCGCCGGCGGCCATCTGTCGAAGCTCCGCTCGCGGCTGGCGGAAGCGCAGACCCAGATGATCGTTGCCATGCTGCTCGGCGTCGGCGCCATGGTGGCCGGCGCGCGCAGCGGCAATCCCAACAACGGCGCCGGCAATATCGGCGCTGCCGCGGTGAGCGCGCCGAGCGCGATCCTGCAGAGCACCATGCTGTCCTACCAGCGCCAGCAGGAGGAAAACGCCGACCGCGCCGGGGTCAAGTTCCTCACCGCCACCGGCCAGTCGCCGAAGGGCATGTACGAGACCTTCAAGCGGTTCTCCGGCGACAGCCTGTTCGCGGCGCGTGGCGCCGACCCCTACCAGCAGTCGCATCCGATGCCGCGCGAGCGCGTTGCCGCGCTCGAAGAGCTGGCGAAATCGAGCCCGTACTGGGACAAGAAGGACGACCCTGCTTTGCAGCTGCGCCACGACCTGATGCGCGCCAAGACCTCCGGCTTCATGGAGCAGCGCGATACGGTCTATCGGCGCTATCCGCCGTCCGACGTCTCGCTGCCGGCGCGCTATGCGCGCGCCATCGCCACCTATCGCCATGGCGACCTGCGCGACGCCGCGGCGCAGATCGACGCGCTGATCGCGGTGCAGCCCAACAACCCCTATTTCCATGAATTGAAGGGCCAGGCGCTGCTCGAAGGCGGCCGGCCGGCAGAGGCCGTGGCGCCGCTGCGCAAGGCGGTGCAACTGTCGAACAACGCAGCCCTGATCGAGATGCTGCTGGGGCAGGCGCTGGTGGCCTCCGACAACAAGGCGACCACCGACGAAGCGATCCGGATCCTGCGCGCCGCCGTCGCCCGCGAAAGCGAAGCGCCGATCGGCTACTCCCAGCTGGCCATGGCCTATGGCCGCAAGGGCGACTATGCGGAGGCCGATCTCGCCTCGGCACAGGCCGCATTCTTGCGCGGCGACAACAAGACCGCGCGCGAACTGGCCTCGCGCGCCAAGGCCCGCTTCGCCATCGGCACCCCCGGCTGGGTCAAGGCCGACGACATCATCGCGGCCAAGGGGCCGGGATCGAAGGATTGA
- a CDS encoding nuclear transport factor 2 family protein: MDLPTVAEAYFEADRHNDLNAMLAVFSDNASVMDEGTRHEGAAAIRGWWTAAKAKYHHVAIPTETVIAGEEILVRATVTGRFPNSPATLNYAFTVKQGKIINLEIG; encoded by the coding sequence ATGGATCTGCCAACCGTGGCGGAGGCGTACTTTGAGGCAGACAGGCACAATGACCTCAACGCCATGCTGGCGGTTTTTTCCGACAATGCCTCAGTGATGGACGAAGGCACGCGCCACGAGGGCGCCGCCGCAATCCGTGGATGGTGGACAGCGGCAAAGGCAAAGTATCATCACGTCGCCATACCAACGGAGACGGTGATTGCGGGCGAGGAGATCCTTGTCAGGGCGACTGTGACAGGGCGATTTCCCAACAGTCCCGCAACGCTCAATTACGCATTCACGGTGAAGCAGGGAAAGATCATCAACCTGGAAATTGGCTGA
- a CDS encoding alpha/beta fold hydrolase gives MSFEIGQILVATVAAANLFAMTPARAADATPNSKAVRNVVLVHGAFADGSGWRGVYEELKHRGFRVTIVQNPLTSLEDDVAATKRALDRQNGPTILVGHSWGGTVITEAGVDAKVAGLVYVSALSPDAGETTAQQYAGFAPASQFVIDTTDDGFGFVSLEKFKAGFAHDLNDSDAAFLRDAQVPINMSAFGVKLKNAAWRSKPSWAVIATEDKAFDQKMLIHMAERIGAQITKVSASHALFMSQHKAVADVIEKAAKTLSK, from the coding sequence ATGAGCTTTGAGATCGGACAGATCCTGGTTGCAACGGTTGCCGCGGCAAATCTGTTTGCCATGACGCCGGCACGTGCAGCAGATGCCACTCCGAACAGCAAGGCCGTTCGAAATGTCGTGCTTGTGCACGGTGCATTCGCCGATGGTTCGGGATGGCGCGGGGTCTACGAAGAGTTGAAACATCGCGGCTTTCGCGTGACTATCGTTCAAAATCCTCTCACCTCCCTCGAAGACGATGTCGCTGCCACCAAGCGTGCGCTGGATCGACAGAATGGCCCGACCATCCTTGTCGGACACTCCTGGGGCGGCACGGTCATCACCGAAGCAGGCGTTGATGCGAAGGTGGCAGGGCTTGTCTATGTCTCCGCTCTTTCGCCAGACGCCGGAGAAACCACTGCTCAGCAGTATGCAGGCTTTGCGCCCGCGTCCCAGTTTGTCATCGACACGACAGACGATGGTTTTGGCTTCGTTAGCCTGGAAAAATTCAAGGCTGGCTTTGCCCATGACTTGAACGATTCAGACGCCGCGTTTTTGCGGGATGCGCAGGTCCCGATCAACATGTCGGCGTTCGGCGTGAAGCTTAAGAATGCAGCGTGGCGGTCCAAGCCCAGCTGGGCGGTGATCGCGACTGAAGACAAGGCTTTTGATCAGAAAATGCTGATTCACATGGCCGAGCGCATCGGTGCACAGATCACGAAGGTTTCAGCCAGTCACGCGCTTTTCATGAGCCAGCACAAAGCCGTGGCCGACGTGATCGAAAAAGCCGCGAAAACACTGTCGAAGTAA
- a CDS encoding alpha/beta fold hydrolase, which yields MQVTTQHKIQTSHGRIAVETRGEGFPVVFIHGNSACREVFRKQISSPLLDGYHLISFDLPGHGASDDAPDSDRTYSRPGLADLVVELLGKMDIKRAAIVGASLGGHIAIEMLARSGISQGQFLIGTPAVGENFAEGFRGKPLNGLASRGELTSEEAQQFARAVFGNDFEPFMQIAIERTDRQFRSKLFAAAKQGAGVNQREMLNLTNTSTAIVNGENDQIINLDYVDSVPYANLWRGKCFRISKATHSAFWEVPHVVNLLLSDFLKELTGRRKT from the coding sequence ATGCAAGTCACAACACAACACAAAATTCAGACGTCTCATGGCCGGATTGCGGTGGAGACGAGAGGCGAAGGCTTCCCCGTCGTGTTCATCCACGGAAATTCGGCGTGCCGGGAAGTTTTCCGGAAGCAGATCTCGTCACCACTGCTTGATGGATACCATTTGATCAGCTTTGACCTTCCGGGCCATGGCGCATCGGACGACGCGCCGGATAGCGATCGGACTTACTCTCGTCCTGGTTTGGCTGATCTGGTGGTGGAGCTGCTCGGAAAAATGGACATCAAGCGCGCCGCGATCGTCGGCGCTTCGCTGGGTGGGCATATAGCGATCGAGATGCTCGCCCGCTCCGGCATTTCTCAAGGACAGTTCCTGATAGGGACGCCAGCCGTAGGAGAAAATTTTGCGGAAGGGTTCCGCGGAAAGCCGTTGAACGGCCTGGCTTCGAGAGGCGAGCTCACTTCGGAGGAGGCGCAGCAATTCGCCAGGGCTGTCTTTGGAAACGACTTTGAGCCGTTCATGCAAATTGCGATCGAACGAACCGACCGGCAGTTTAGAAGCAAGCTCTTTGCTGCTGCAAAACAAGGGGCGGGCGTCAATCAACGCGAAATGCTGAATTTGACAAACACGTCGACGGCGATCGTGAACGGCGAGAATGATCAGATCATCAACCTCGATTACGTCGACAGCGTTCCTTACGCGAACCTTTGGCGAGGGAAGTGTTTTCGCATTTCGAAAGCGACACATTCCGCTTTTTGGGAGGTTCCGCATGTTGTCAATCTTCTGCTTTCGGATTTTCTGAAAGAGCTGACGGGCAGGCGGAAGACCTAA
- a CDS encoding FAD-dependent monooxygenase, whose protein sequence is MRILIVGAGIAGLAMHRALSQRGFQSSIVERNSFAGVGGTALFLPGNGVRAIGELGLLEPLLKISHPIAYQRFFDETGRLLNEINADEFWAQVAPCRTMKRSALWELLSEGVGDGVIQYRRILDIAQNKYTSRVTFQDGGMEEYDLIIGADGVNSTVRESVFPEAPSPEYAGNVCWRFIVPNVSGIRDWTVMLGTRMSLLGKPVSSSELYVYADLSADGAHRTVYSSSTPLKPLFQDIAGPLYSSLELSTQTKVHFGELVRLRLDSWCRNRVALVGDAAHASPPSMAQGASMAVEDAIVLANELADTLCVDTALMRYEARRKRRVDWVHRQCSSRDTMRRFPRRLRNALLRFGGAKLYQRSYGLLKGPI, encoded by the coding sequence ATGCGAATACTTATTGTGGGAGCCGGAATAGCTGGGTTGGCGATGCACCGAGCCTTGTCGCAACGTGGCTTCCAATCCAGCATCGTCGAGCGGAATAGCTTTGCCGGCGTCGGCGGGACAGCGCTCTTTCTTCCCGGCAACGGGGTGAGAGCAATCGGGGAGTTGGGGTTGCTTGAGCCGCTCCTGAAGATCTCGCATCCGATCGCGTATCAGCGGTTCTTCGACGAGACCGGCCGTCTCTTGAATGAGATCAACGCGGATGAATTCTGGGCGCAGGTCGCACCATGCCGAACCATGAAGCGCTCTGCGCTTTGGGAGTTGCTGAGCGAGGGAGTGGGCGACGGTGTCATCCAGTATCGCCGCATCCTCGACATTGCGCAAAACAAGTACACCAGTCGCGTCACTTTTCAGGATGGTGGCATGGAGGAATACGATTTGATTATCGGCGCTGACGGGGTCAATTCGACTGTGCGAGAGTCGGTGTTCCCCGAGGCGCCGTCTCCTGAATATGCAGGAAATGTCTGTTGGCGCTTCATTGTACCGAACGTCAGCGGGATCAGGGACTGGACCGTAATGCTGGGGACCAGGATGAGCCTGCTCGGCAAACCGGTATCATCTTCGGAGTTGTACGTTTACGCCGATCTATCTGCCGACGGCGCGCATCGCACGGTCTACTCGTCATCGACGCCGCTGAAGCCATTGTTCCAGGATATCGCGGGTCCGCTCTATTCCAGCCTGGAGTTGTCAACGCAAACGAAGGTCCACTTCGGGGAGTTGGTTCGCCTGCGGCTGGATAGCTGGTGCCGAAATCGCGTAGCGCTTGTCGGCGACGCAGCGCATGCATCGCCGCCCAGCATGGCTCAGGGTGCCAGCATGGCGGTGGAAGACGCGATCGTTCTCGCCAATGAACTCGCGGACACTCTATGCGTCGATACTGCGCTCATGCGCTATGAAGCGCGTCGGAAAAGACGTGTCGACTGGGTCCACCGTCAATGTTCTTCGCGTGACACGATGCGCCGGTTTCCCCGTCGACTACGGAATGCGCTCTTGCGCTTCGGTGGAGCAAAACTTTACCAGCGGTCATATGGTCTCCTGAAGGGTCCGATCTGA
- a CDS encoding helix-turn-helix domain-containing protein — MKDVLTTAEAAQMLGISTRTAQLWVETGQLSSWKTPGGHRRIPRQAVLNVKDRPVQQHFGVRAHAIIFAAEGRGAGWRHAGLRGLGLLLHISEDVQTVREWLALTPPMLIVIEGADVAERKRLVAALYNDVRLSQTTIVSLTATQSDQPVLLGPQRVQIGMSPDVSATSAAVVEHLMQTGRDEVEPSTFPKPWNERARLAAVRQSGLVGSAPDPGFDRLVRLAAYALRAPIAMFTLITEDEQWFKSRTGFEGATTPRDWAFCNETLIANELTVIEDLSKSASFSQSPTIAQPYGFRFYAGAPVRDPLGFALGSTCVIDVVPRTLSENEREALTTIADAASNLIRLRALEQEIA, encoded by the coding sequence GTGAAAGATGTCCTGACGACCGCCGAGGCCGCCCAGATGCTGGGCATTTCGACCCGTACGGCTCAGCTATGGGTGGAAACCGGGCAGCTGTCGTCTTGGAAAACGCCGGGCGGACACAGGCGAATACCGCGCCAGGCGGTGCTCAATGTGAAGGACCGTCCGGTCCAGCAGCATTTTGGCGTACGCGCCCACGCGATCATATTTGCGGCGGAAGGGCGCGGGGCCGGGTGGCGTCATGCCGGGCTTCGCGGATTGGGCCTGCTCCTTCATATCTCGGAAGACGTGCAGACTGTTCGCGAGTGGCTGGCGCTGACCCCGCCGATGCTGATCGTGATTGAAGGCGCCGACGTAGCTGAGCGTAAAAGGCTTGTGGCCGCGCTGTACAACGACGTTCGTCTCAGCCAGACGACGATCGTCAGTCTGACCGCCACGCAGTCCGATCAACCTGTCCTGCTGGGACCGCAGCGTGTCCAGATTGGAATGTCGCCCGATGTCTCCGCAACGAGCGCAGCCGTCGTCGAGCACCTGATGCAGACCGGGCGCGACGAGGTTGAGCCCTCCACATTCCCCAAGCCCTGGAACGAACGCGCGCGGTTGGCCGCAGTGAGGCAATCCGGGCTGGTCGGATCGGCTCCCGATCCGGGCTTCGACAGGCTCGTCCGGCTGGCCGCATACGCCCTTCGGGCGCCTATTGCGATGTTTACGCTCATCACCGAGGACGAACAGTGGTTCAAGTCGCGGACCGGTTTCGAGGGCGCCACCACACCTCGGGATTGGGCATTCTGCAACGAGACGCTGATCGCCAATGAGCTTACTGTGATTGAAGATCTTTCGAAGTCTGCGAGCTTTTCACAGAGTCCGACGATAGCTCAGCCTTATGGCTTTCGCTTTTACGCCGGCGCTCCCGTTCGCGACCCGCTCGGGTTTGCTCTGGGTTCGACATGCGTCATCGACGTGGTGCCCAGGACGCTAAGCGAGAATGAGCGCGAAGCGCTTACCACGATTGCAGACGCCGCATCCAACCTGATCAGGCTGCGGGCGCTGGAACAGGAAATCGCCTAG
- a CDS encoding biotin transporter BioY: MLWPSRADGAAGIFRAVVLAALGTALLAISAKINLPLPFVPMTLQTLVVLMIGAAYGWRLGTATVIAYLAEGAMGLPVFAGPVGGLAPLLGPTAGYLFGFIVAAFVTGWLSERGGDRSVPRLFVAMGIGHIAILAMGFGWLAFGMHLGVEKAWLVGLLPFVAAALVKNALGAALVPAVRRLVDSRR; encoded by the coding sequence GTGCTGTGGCCGAGCCGCGCCGATGGCGCCGCGGGCATTTTTCGCGCCGTCGTTCTGGCGGCGCTCGGCACGGCGCTGCTGGCGATTTCGGCAAAGATCAACCTGCCGCTGCCGTTCGTGCCGATGACGCTGCAGACGCTGGTGGTGCTGATGATCGGCGCCGCCTATGGCTGGCGGCTCGGCACGGCCACCGTGATCGCCTATCTCGCCGAGGGAGCCATGGGCCTGCCGGTGTTCGCGGGGCCGGTCGGCGGCCTCGCGCCGCTGCTCGGGCCGACCGCGGGCTATCTGTTCGGCTTCATCGTCGCAGCCTTCGTGACTGGCTGGCTCAGCGAGCGCGGCGGGGATCGTTCGGTGCCGCGGCTGTTCGTGGCCATGGGGATCGGCCATATCGCGATTCTGGCGATGGGGTTCGGCTGGCTGGCGTTCGGCATGCATCTCGGCGTCGAGAAGGCATGGCTGGTCGGTCTGCTGCCGTTCGTGGCGGCGGCGCTGGTCAAGAACGCGCTCGGCGCGGCGTTGGTGCCCGCGGTTCGCCGCCTGGTGGACAGCCGTAGGTAA
- a CDS encoding dicarboxylate/amino acid:cation symporter, producing the protein MDGSKCHGGDRDDGGPASAAKPWYKVLYLQVLIAIVLGVIVGSFFPAFATNDWIKALGDGFIKLIKMVIAPIIFCTVVSGIAHIQDARKVGRVGVKALVYFEIVSSFALILGMIMGNVFQVGHGLVTKVDANNAAVAGYVKQAEAQKSVDFVLNIIPDSVVGAFAKGDILQVLLFAILFGFALMALGERGHTLRDTIDDVSHAIFGVIAIVMKAAPIGAFGAMAYTIGKFGPAALTNLISLIALFYGTAALFVIVVLGLIARVVGFSIFKFIAYIKDELLIVLGTSSSESALPQLMAKLERLGCSKSVVGLVVPTGYSFNLDGTNIYMTLATLFIAQALGVDLTFGQQITILLVAMLTSKGASGVTGAGFITLAATLSVVDPRLVPGMAIVFSIDKFMSEVRALTNITGNGVAAVFVSWWEGELDHDVMHANLNKTIDPSDVEVAVTTG; encoded by the coding sequence ATTGACGGGAGTAAATGTCATGGCGGCGATCGCGACGACGGGGGCCCAGCCTCCGCGGCCAAACCTTGGTACAAGGTGCTCTATCTCCAGGTGCTGATCGCCATCGTGCTCGGCGTGATCGTCGGCTCGTTCTTTCCGGCCTTCGCCACCAACGACTGGATCAAGGCACTCGGCGACGGCTTCATCAAGCTGATCAAAATGGTGATCGCGCCGATCATCTTCTGCACCGTGGTGTCGGGCATCGCGCACATCCAGGATGCCCGCAAGGTCGGCCGCGTCGGCGTCAAGGCGCTTGTCTACTTCGAGATCGTGTCGTCCTTTGCGCTGATCCTCGGCATGATCATGGGCAACGTGTTCCAGGTCGGCCACGGCCTGGTCACCAAGGTCGATGCCAACAACGCGGCCGTCGCCGGCTACGTCAAGCAGGCGGAAGCGCAGAAGTCGGTCGACTTCGTGCTCAACATCATTCCGGACAGCGTGGTCGGCGCCTTCGCCAAGGGCGACATACTGCAGGTGCTGCTGTTCGCGATCCTGTTCGGCTTCGCGCTAATGGCGCTGGGCGAGCGCGGCCACACCCTGCGTGACACGATCGATGACGTCTCGCATGCGATCTTCGGAGTCATCGCCATCGTCATGAAAGCGGCACCGATCGGCGCGTTCGGCGCGATGGCCTACACGATCGGAAAATTCGGCCCGGCGGCGCTGACCAATCTGATCAGCCTGATCGCGCTGTTCTACGGCACCGCGGCGCTGTTCGTTATCGTTGTGCTCGGGCTGATCGCGCGGGTGGTCGGCTTCAGCATCTTCAAGTTCATCGCTTACATCAAGGATGAGCTGCTGATCGTGCTCGGGACCAGCTCGTCGGAAAGCGCCTTGCCGCAGCTGATGGCCAAGCTGGAGCGGCTCGGCTGTTCGAAGTCGGTGGTCGGCCTTGTGGTTCCTACCGGCTATTCGTTCAACCTCGACGGCACCAACATCTACATGACGCTGGCGACATTGTTCATCGCCCAGGCTCTGGGCGTGGACCTGACGTTCGGCCAGCAGATCACTATTTTGTTGGTGGCGATGCTGACCTCGAAGGGCGCCAGCGGCGTCACCGGCGCCGGTTTCATAACGCTGGCCGCGACCCTGAGCGTGGTGGATCCGCGGCTGGTACCGGGCATGGCGATCGTGTTCTCGATCGACAAGTTCATGAGCGAGGTCCGCGCCCTCACCAACATCACCGGCAACGGCGTCGCCGCGGTGTTTGTATCGTGGTGGGAAGGCGAGCTCGACCACGACGTGATGCACGCCAACCTCAACAAGACGATCGATCCGTCGGATGTCGAGGTTGCCGTCACCACCGGCTGA
- a CDS encoding Rne/Rng family ribonuclease has protein sequence MPNKMLIDATHPEETRVVVVRGNRVEEFDFETAQRKQLRGNIYLAKVTRVEPSLQAAFIEYGGNRHGFLAFSEIHPDYYQIPVADRQALIEADERAHREAEEETENRSNRKRPRHRNSRRRGSSDRVQSDVVAGASLDPSQAEQPRDPAFVSHDGEHDHAHDAGHHVADGEHHDHDDHEHSHAHDHVEGEQALGHAVGDHDHEAHAQVAPEAAVSEASAVETPSSEIHPDQPVSAGIAPDAVAEPQPVVAVAHDDHAHDHAHDDHGHDEHHSDAHAAENAAYAEDVPHHDDHAGEHAAASEADDHDDDEEDGEEAEEDIVESVGGDDVMEEVPERAFRPRRQYKIQEVIKRRQVMLVQVVKEERGNKGAALTTYLSLAGRYAVLMPNTARGGGISRKITSAQDRSRLKEVVSDLDVPEGMGIILRTAGASRTKPEIKRDFEYLIRMWETVRDMTLKSQAPTLVYEEGSLIKRSLRDLYNKEIDEIQVAGEAGYQEARDFMHMLMPSNVRAVKQYRDGQPLFSRMGVESQLDAMFSPTVQLKSGGYIVLNQTEALVSIDVNSGRSTKEHHIEDTALKTNLEAAEEVARQLRLRDLAGLIVIDFIDMDEKRNNRAVERKLSDCLRQDRARIQVGRISHFGLLEMSRQRIRASVLESSTEVCPHCGGSGHVRSVSSVALQLLRGLEEILMKGATHNLIVRTRTDVALYVLNHKRAHLRDLESSFKVTLAVIADPTVAGQQSFVIDRGEQVHTLEAAKAVLAAQVAAFPVQVEEPYEDEESFETEAEIETEETEGLTDDEGASESVAGETDADGRKRKRRRRRRGRSGEAREGGPAPREGGEFPAASTNADGLEAVGDDSEGDEDESDEQPGEARADAPVDGERRPRRRGRRGGRRRRGGPEEGLVGSISDELGPIPASEAIEAVADFDGVTPPQQPLEAPADSVTSPVEQQQSRHDAVPMFAPSAPEPAPVAPVAEPAPAAPVVTAPEPVSQDDEKAAARRRSTVREKVSFASAEPQSAPTPVAAAPQLAPAPAAASAPAAPEAAPSPQPRKAGWWSRAFGNGE, from the coding sequence ATGCCAAACAAAATGTTGATCGATGCTACCCACCCGGAAGAGACCCGGGTTGTCGTGGTTCGCGGCAATCGCGTCGAAGAGTTTGATTTCGAAACCGCCCAGCGCAAGCAGCTTCGCGGCAACATCTATCTCGCCAAGGTCACCCGGGTCGAACCGTCCCTGCAGGCCGCCTTCATCGAATACGGCGGCAATCGCCATGGCTTCCTGGCCTTCAGCGAAATCCACCCCGACTATTACCAGATCCCGGTCGCCGACCGTCAGGCGCTGATCGAGGCCGACGAACGCGCCCATCGCGAAGCCGAGGAAGAGACTGAGAACCGCTCCAACCGCAAGCGCCCGCGGCACCGCAATTCGCGCCGTCGCGGCAGCAGCGATCGTGTGCAGAGCGACGTCGTCGCCGGTGCCAGCCTGGATCCGTCGCAGGCCGAACAGCCGCGCGATCCCGCATTCGTGTCGCATGACGGCGAACATGACCATGCCCACGACGCCGGCCATCACGTCGCCGACGGCGAGCATCATGATCATGACGACCATGAGCACAGCCACGCGCACGACCATGTCGAAGGCGAGCAGGCCCTGGGCCACGCCGTTGGCGACCATGACCATGAGGCTCACGCGCAGGTCGCGCCGGAGGCTGCTGTCTCCGAGGCGTCGGCCGTCGAGACGCCCTCCTCCGAGATTCATCCGGACCAGCCGGTATCGGCCGGCATCGCGCCGGACGCCGTTGCCGAACCGCAGCCGGTGGTTGCTGTCGCTCACGACGATCACGCGCACGACCATGCGCATGACGATCACGGCCATGACGAGCATCACAGCGACGCGCATGCGGCCGAGAACGCTGCTTATGCCGAAGACGTCCCCCATCACGACGATCACGCCGGAGAGCACGCGGCTGCTTCGGAAGCCGACGATCACGATGACGACGAAGAGGACGGCGAGGAAGCCGAAGAGGATATCGTCGAATCCGTCGGCGGCGACGACGTTATGGAAGAAGTGCCGGAACGCGCATTCCGTCCGCGCCGCCAGTACAAGATCCAGGAAGTCATCAAGCGTCGCCAGGTGATGCTGGTCCAGGTTGTCAAGGAAGAACGCGGCAACAAGGGCGCGGCGCTGACCACCTATCTGTCGCTGGCCGGCCGTTACGCCGTGCTGATGCCCAACACCGCACGCGGCGGCGGCATCAGCCGCAAGATCACCTCGGCGCAGGATCGCTCCCGCCTCAAGGAAGTGGTCTCAGATCTCGACGTGCCGGAAGGCATGGGGATCATCCTGCGCACCGCAGGCGCTTCGCGCACCAAGCCGGAAATCAAGCGCGACTTCGAATACCTGATCCGCATGTGGGAAACCGTGCGCGACATGACGCTGAAGTCGCAGGCCCCCACCCTCGTCTACGAGGAAGGCTCGCTGATCAAGCGCTCGCTGCGCGACCTCTACAACAAGGAAATCGACGAGATCCAGGTCGCCGGCGAAGCCGGCTATCAGGAGGCCCGCGACTTCATGCACATGCTGATGCCGAGCAACGTCCGCGCGGTGAAGCAGTATCGCGACGGTCAGCCGCTGTTTTCGCGGATGGGTGTCGAGAGCCAGCTCGACGCGATGTTCTCACCTACCGTGCAGTTGAAGTCCGGCGGCTACATCGTTCTCAACCAGACCGAAGCGCTGGTCTCCATCGACGTCAACTCGGGACGCTCCACCAAGGAGCACCACATCGAGGATACCGCGCTCAAGACCAACCTTGAAGCCGCCGAGGAAGTTGCCCGTCAGCTCCGCCTGCGCGATCTCGCCGGGCTGATCGTCATCGACTTCATCGACATGGACGAGAAGCGCAACAACCGCGCGGTCGAGCGCAAGCTCAGCGACTGCCTGCGGCAGGATCGCGCCCGCATCCAGGTCGGACGCATCTCGCATTTCGGCCTGCTCGAAATGTCGCGCCAGCGCATCCGCGCCAGCGTGCTGGAGAGTTCCACAGAGGTCTGCCCGCATTGCGGCGGCTCCGGCCACGTTCGCTCGGTGTCCTCGGTCGCGCTGCAATTGCTGCGCGGTCTGGAAGAGATCCTGATGAAGGGCGCGACGCATAACCTGATCGTACGCACCCGCACCGACGTCGCGCTGTATGTGCTCAACCACAAGCGTGCCCATCTGCGGGATCTGGAAAGCAGCTTCAAGGTCACGCTCGCTGTCATCGCCGACCCGACCGTCGCCGGTCAGCAGTCCTTCGTGATCGATCGCGGCGAACAGGTGCACACGCTGGAGGCCGCCAAGGCGGTGCTTGCGGCGCAGGTCGCCGCGTTCCCGGTACAGGTCGAAGAGCCTTATGAGGATGAAGAATCCTTCGAGACCGAAGCAGAAATCGAGACCGAGGAAACCGAAGGTCTGACCGACGACGAGGGCGCCTCCGAGAGCGTTGCTGGCGAAACCGATGCCGATGGGCGTAAGCGCAAGCGGCGCCGGCGCCGGCGCGGTCGCTCGGGCGAGGCCCGCGAAGGCGGACCGGCACCGCGCGAAGGCGGCGAATTTCCCGCCGCATCAACCAACGCTGACGGCCTCGAAGCCGTGGGCGACGACAGCGAAGGCGACGAAGACGAGTCGGATGAACAGCCCGGCGAAGCCCGTGCCGATGCGCCCGTTGACGGTGAACGGCGCCCGCGCCGCCGCGGTCGCCGCGGTGGACGGCGTCGGCGTGGCGGACCGGAAGAGGGTCTGGTCGGCTCGATTTCCGATGAACTCGGCCCGATCCCGGCGTCGGAAGCAATCGAGGCTGTCGCCGATTTCGACGGCGTCACACCGCCCCAGCAGCCATTGGAAGCCCCGGCGGATAGCGTGACGTCACCTGTCGAGCAGCAACAGAGCCGTCACGACGCCGTTCCGATGTTCGCTCCGTCTGCTCCCGAGCCGGCGCCAGTTGCGCCTGTCGCGGAGCCGGCGCCCGCTGCGCCTGTCGTGACTGCGCCGGAACCGGTCTCGCAGGACGATGAGAAGGCCGCCGCACGTCGCCGTTCCACGGTGCGCGAGAAGGTCAGCTTCGCTTCGGCCGAACCGCAGTCTGCCCCGACCCCGGTCGCGGCTGCGCCGCAGCTCGCCCCGGCGCCGGCTGCTGCTTCCGCGCCCGCCGCCCCCGAAGCGGCGCCCAGCCCACAGCCGCGCAAGGCAGGCTGGTGGTCACGCGCCTTCGGCAACGGCGAGTAA